CCAATGTCCAGTGGTTGTAGAACATGACTTGTATGTGCTGGCAATATAAACAAAATCAGGTTCTGTGTTTTAGACCAGTTAATCAAATTGATGTTGATGTGTGATCTATGGCCGTCGTACATAATCAACACTGGATTGTCCTCAGAACGCTCAGGTAAGTACTTCAACAAATGCTCTGAAATATATTTCCTGAAAATTGTACCATTACTCCAGCCTGATTCAGACACATCACCGTCAACTCCTGGGCAACCACCATCTAACAGATCCTGTCGCATGCGTGTTCCTGGGAAGATAAAGAAAGGTGGAACACTGTGTCCCAAAGCATTTCCACACCCAATGACAGTTACTGTTTGCCTTGATCCTGATGTTACGGCTTGAGGCTTAAAGGCAACACCTGTTACAACGGCTGGAGGTTTATGGGATGTTGATAGACCCTTCTCGTCAACGTTGTAGATCCTTTCTGGCCTGTCTGACAagctgtattttgacagaatagACCCAAGCTCTCTGTAGTAATTGCATACACAGTCCACAGTTGTTGCTTTGGCTCTCTGGATCTCTAGGCTTCGGGGTTTAAGGACCTTCAGCTCTGGCCATCGTGAcataaagtttgtgtaccactgAAATGACAATGGGTGGTCACTGTCCCTTTTACCCATGCAAACAGCATATTCAGATGCCATGTCTACAACGTCAGATCTTATGCCTCAGAGATGCTTCTGGTATTCCATACTCCCTAGCAGTGGTCTTGATGTGTGCCCCAGTCTCTCTCACCTTCTCCATTGCATTGACCATGGATGTTGGGGAATAGCATCTGTACTTGGTCTTAGAGATctgaaaaatataaagaagaaaaaaaaaattagccaGAACTTATCATATAGATGTTAACAATAGACTAGAAAATAgcaacaaaatcatatttaattaaATCCCAATTAATGTTTTCTAATGCTATAAGCAGTACAGTATACATAACAGTGAATATTTGGTACGTTGTACATAATTTTGGTCACATGACTGTCACGTGACCTTGAAAAATAGTTGCAGCACCCAGACGACACAGAGCTGTCATTTCCTGATTGTGCTAACTACAAGAATTGGGGTCATAAAAAGATGGGAATTTTGTCATtagataaaatacataaaaaatcaccataatgaataaaattttgataaacttACCGTAGTATCTTCCACATGGTTAAATAAGAGCGAAGTACTGTTTGTTTACGGTGCAACCAAGCGTAGTATGACGTAGTGCGCGGTCGCTTATAACAATGAGgaagcaaaacaaaaatggcgtcgaaacTAATGAGCGTAAAAACAGATGAGCGGAGGataccacaattttcagtagttctgttcaaaacaaagtgcaatttcaaagtaaaatgacatgtccctgcaaatgcttgacaatgggaaatgtgataaaagattcaaactagtcaaaataattggacagtcagattaatggttgtttattatttgtgacaggcaatctaatcCGAATGGAGATATTGGCCATATGAAAAGATTttctcagtatttcctaggatcagtcaaattagtttgactgaAGTTCTGGCCAGGTactgtaactcaaaagataattaccAAACATGAAACTCCCAGCAATATTCTCATGTTCTCTTAAGTAGACCAATAAAATCGGTAAGAGGAACCTTTGAAAGTatgttcaaacactatatgccacatgtgcctttgactctgaggaacacataatgacatatccagtaataaatgtttttttggaCTCATAACTTACTaattccaagtcccatctcagtgaagagtcttataaatctcctataatgttgtttgaacatcagctGATAAAGGTGTtattttagctgaaccaaaattcagattgttttggcttgtcgtacaatacaggtggcactgacagtcggcaaaatataaaacaagtcgaaagatttcctgcggccagaagttataccaggctaaaaagtaacttatgagtGAATatcgtacttgtttttttttatcataccattacgctttacataggaaaaataactccattctacatgttgtacaagtagacctatgaaatatattatatttcttaattctgaaagttattgttctgagcaaaaataactatatttccctttcatgtatggcataacttttagctcaacaggccacattccttgactattgaaatactttactagaactattacaaatgtgattcatgccttcacttGGACCTAattgacatatagagcaaaaaaaaaaaacaacaacaacaacaaaaaaaatctcaagaccataatccatgaaattaaacaaagaggaatcttaaaaatcccttatgcacaactaggtatcaccgctgaaagtttgaataagttatatgaaataataaataaggaattcaggtcacaagactttctctatatatatcatacagagtgccagctttattgcaataacggcgttccataaatgcgataagccaatcgcaaatcggtaaaatatcacgtgaaatcgcccagtctccatgtgctttactacttgttgcattccaatatacctgcggcctggaggccgcaggtaacaatattcaagccactgaaacttaaacaaagcaatttaattttaaagccagtgtgcATGTTATTAATCagttcataatttttcatttctagtatgacaatgcctgtTTTTTAAGACTGCATCTCCAGCCAATTATAatgcatgtatgcaggatgcaggtctaaagtagtcattgcatatcggatccccattttaatagcagtttttattcatgtttatataataaacattatgcaatgtTCTTATGATATGACAATGTCAAGtgtggtatatgtatattttattatgaaaaatgtgtccacaaatctatttttactacaaaatagatacatacaaaaacacaaatattgcatatccttggtgactttgaaaatggcatttttcatacaagctacacataaagaaaacaacagtatactgagatgatgagatataaaccagtttaGAGtagttcatttgtgagtgtgtatgcaatttaagcttgcaagcttttgttttctgtggtttacaaaaaataaaaaaaattgtatccttttggacattttatttttatttatttggtcgactgctcaaaattgggacttttatttttatttgtccacCAAACCCCCGACCaaaattttttgaagaatctcccgtaaaccagaaaataaaaaaatgttggccttAGACTTTATACACCCTTAAATTTTGGGATAGGATGGGAAAAAGTCTGTTTTATAAGGTCTTTGTCAAATAGTCCCCTGTCTACTTCATATCTTTAAGACTGcctgaaagattttcataaactagcatcagttgttgGCCTAATCAAGACAACATTCGTCCCTATATCAAACTTGTGTTTTGGTATACTAATCACCTGATAGGATAGTTCTAGTTTTAGTAGTACTATTTGAAGAGAGAGTTTGTCATctgtattgttttaatattttaaaagatatgaatatcttttccttttttattcagAGTTTATATTACTGGAGAATGTAGCTGCAAAGTTCAAGTATCCTTGTATACTTGATTTGAAGATGGGGACCAGACAACATGGGGACGATGCTCCGGAGTCAAAGAAAAATAGTCAGATGAGGAAATGTGCAACTACTACATCAAGTGCTGTGGGTTTACGTTTGATTGGCATGCAGGTATACATAAATGCTAATTAAATACACTGGCTGaatgttgtttggtttttttCATGTATAGACCTGTAATAGTTTCTATGTAAATGTGTTATGCCTTCATAGACTTGCAATGttttgtagttgttttacttCTTTCTTTTCTGACTTTCACTGTTTGTTAAGTATAGGCAGTCTCAGCATTGAAATGATGCcctaatttgttttttaaaaaggcaaTATGTCATAAAACAAGGAGATATGAATTTAACTAGTGCTTTACACTGGCAGACATATTGAATGGCAAGTTCATTAAAGAGGGCCTTTGGCTACCTGGTGTTTGGGTACCAGTCCATGGAGTCTTTTGGTACTAGTCCATGGAGTCTTTGGGTACTAGTCCATGGAGTCTTTGGGTACCAGTCCATGGAGTCTTTGAGTTTCTTCTCCCAGACTTAATAGTCAAGCTATTCAGTTTGATGATTtgactaaatattttatttctatttaaccTATATTTAACTGATGTTTGGAAGTTTTCAGCAGCAAATTGTTACTGGTTAGAACTCCAAGAAAATTGTTAGGTTGTCTCCTCTGTGTTATCTGTCTGATAAAAACAACTTGTCTTTGACTCGAGGGACTTAAAGGCTAAGCTGATAATCTTGCAACTTTCACCTTGCCTTGATTTTGCATGGAACCAAATTGCCTTTGTTTTTGGCAGGATTGAGCATGGCTACAGGGCAGGCTAGAATGTAAACAACGACACAGCTGCCTTGGCCGTGACTTTTCAGTGTTGACAACAGTCAAGTTTGGTAATTTTTAATAACAGcgaaattatttgttatatacCTTTAAATTTCTTATGAAAACACAATGATATACAGCATGCTTTAGAAGAAATTATGTTTGCATATCATACAGTTATAGATCACCTTAAATATATTAATGCAGGATCTGTGAGGTGTCCATTTATTAATGTTGTTGTTAACTGGTGTAACTAAAACACTTCATGCCAATCTGTAAACCAGCTAAACACAAGCAACAAGAAGTGATGTTACTCTACAGTACAAAACAATGACTAATGTAACATTCCTTATACTCTTTGTATATTACTGCATGAAATAATAAGAAAGCCAGTCTGCCTAGCTCCATCAGGAATCATTGGCCAGTTGCATAATGTTAAAAATTGTTTCACAACAGTGATGACCCAACATACAAACTAATCAGTACTGTCTACAGGTTTATAATGTAGGGCAAAGTGATGCAGACAAATTTAAAAAGGAATATTGACAAACTTTGACAcacttttcattttgatattgttgTCATAATCATTGGTGAACTGATGTTAAAAAAATACTATTTCTCTGTTGTTCCTTTCTTACCTTTTTAACACCTCCCAGTGTATTGTTTTGTAGTTGCAACTTAATactaatttctttttgaattctTACTTCAATTGACTATTTTAGCTAGTAGTTAGTGACATAGAAGGttaaaaagaatataatttaaGTGGAATTCCATTGTTTAGTCTGAGTTCAATAAAACATCAAAGCTATTACTGTTGAGGTTCTCTCAAGGTATATGTCCATGAAAACTGTGTTAAGGAACACTTGGGTCCATATACCTAACTAGGGGGCCTCCCTGGGTGAGTAATGTCACAGGCTTCCCTCACAGCTATGGGATTGGAACACCACTTCGggtataaaaattttttaatttgatgaaagccatccagctggctaacagtATGTTGTCCATCTAAAATAGTGACCAGAgaggcaccaggggtcttcctcaaccactTCAAGCTGGAATATTGCCATTTGACTTAAAATTGTCAGTGTGACTTCAAACGGAACAAATAACAACACAAAAGTGCAATACCGTCGTAATGTTTTTAAAGTACCTTGGTTTTAATATGCTTCATTGAATGTTTTTCTGATAAATTTGTAATGCCATTTTCCTGACCTGAGTGCTCAAGATGAGAAATCCTGATAAGAATATGctcaaaataaacaattttagaaaGTTGTCAGAAGGAAAACATTTAGTGATGCCTTTCCTTATACTATTTGAGGATGAGGCTGTACTAAAACAATTAGTGTATTAGGCAAGGGCATTTTGATACTAAGCTTTAACCAATGCCTCCAGCTTAagatgtaaatataatgaccatATTTTGTTGCTTTTCTAGGTGTACCAGTCTACCTCCGGGCAGTTTGTATGTCAGAATAAATACTTTGGTCGTAAGCTTACGGTGCCAGAGTTTAAAGAAAGTCTTGAACTCTTCTTGTATGATGGTGAGAAAATGAGGCTGGAACTTGTTGACCCCATACTAAATCGTCTTCAACACCTTTACAAGATTGTCAAGAAACAGGAATCGTTCAGATTTTATTCCAGCTCGTTACTGATAATGTACGGTGGACGAGAGGGGATACCAGACATTGACATTGAACAGGATAGACCTGATGACAAGGAATCTGTAAATTCAGTTGTTGACAGTGAAACTCAAGTGAACAGTGATGAGTTAAATGTTCCCACTCAAGATGATAACTGTTTGGTGGATGTACGAATGATAGACTTTGCACATTCCACACATCGTGGATTTAGCGATGATGCACCGCATAAAGGCATTGACGATGGCTATTTATTCGGGCTTCAGAATCTCATTACAATATTTGAAGGTATCAAGCAACGTTACTCTGGACATACAGAAGAAGATAATGGTTGAAATTTCAAGTGGACGGTCATTGTCACATAGTTCGGCAGAGTACCGGTATATGAAGGACCATAGTTCGGCAGAGTACCAGTATATAAAGgaccatgttttttttaaaaagtgatatttcatataatttcatTATATCATTTAACTAGTCTATACATTTAATTTGGCTGAAAGGTAATGATTCAGATACCTGCTGGTAACAGGTTAGAATATACTGTTACATCTGTATGTTTGGGTATGTTTGTATATGACCATACTGGGATACATAACAAAATTCTGgtcctttttagcttgacttttcaaagaaaagtagagctattgcactcgccccagcgtcggcctcaccgctgttggttaaagtttttgataaagtcaaaattcggtatctctgttactatcaaagctattgacttgaaacttaaactatttaattaatatcaaaatctacaccaggagaaacaatccctacaactttgatttaaattttgacagagttatgcctctttttatttcagaattttttggttaaagtttttgataaaggtcaaatatcactgttcctatcaaagcttttgacttgaaatttaaaatagtaattactatcaaagtctacaccaggagaaacaatccccataactctgatttgaattttgatagagttatgcccttttttaacataaatttttagctcgacttttcgaagaaaaagtagagctattgtactcgcgcCAGCGTTGGCATCGGCGTCAGCGTCGTCGttggttaaagcttttgataaagtcaaatatctctgttactatcaaagctatcaacttgaaacttaaaatagttacttactatcaaagtctacaccaggagaaacaatccccataactctggtttgaattttgacagaattatgcccctttttaaattagaatttttggttaaagtttttgataaagtcaaatatctctgttactatcaaagctattgacttgaaacttaaaatacttacttaccatcaaagtttacaccaggagaaacaatccccataactctgacttgaattttgacagaattgtgcccctttttaacttaaaattttttgtttaaatttttgataaagtcaaatatctctgttactattaaagcttttgaattgaaactcaaaatagttattaactataaaagactacaccaggagacacaattcccataactctgatttgaattttgacagagttatgcccctttttaacttagaattgttggttaaagtttttgataaagtcaaatatttctgttactatcaaaggttttgatttgaaacttaaaatacttacgtaccatcaaagtctacagtaggagaaacaatcccagtaactctgatttgaattttgacagaattatgccccttttaacttagaattttttgttacaatttttgataaagtcagatatctctgttactattaaagcttttgacttgaaactcaaaatagttatttactatcaaagtctacaccaggagacacaattcccataaccctgatttgaattttgacaagagttatgtccctttttaacttggaatttttttactggcaaagctctaattcagagtcaagcattgagaaaagtcgagcgcgctgtcttacggacagctctttgttttttttttgttaaagttttataaaatttttactggcaaagctctaattcaatCAAGCACAgaaaagtcgagtgtgctgtcttacggacaactcttgttacTGTGTAGACTGCTGATACATTAGTTTGTAGTGTAATATATAAATGTCGTTATGACGCCTTATTTAAATTGCTGGTCCATAGATTATGCTATACAAATAGTTTTTACTCAGTTCATGTTAGCTGGTATAAAGACAAAGTTGAAagaaatctgtgaaaatatatttctgaGGTCATCTATTTTAGTAAAACGCTGAATGTCAGGCCCAGTCATTAAGGTGAAAAATTGGGGTTTGTCAggtttgatttaaaaataaatttaagaaataacaaagGTAGTGAATAGTGGTGTTAAATATTTATCCATTATTTTAAAAGCATTATAAACATCAGAGTACCTTGAAATCAATGTAGTTTTTACATTGCattaatacatttcaaaatttgtatGGTTATTAGTCTATACAAAGGCTACTTGGAGGATTGAATGCAAAACTTGTAACTTGTATCAAATAAAAGAGTTATGACAGTGTTGCATTCAACATTCAAAATACTGGCAGGGAAAAGGCATTTATTTCTTACTTATCATAATAAGCATGTAAGGTtatctgtcatgaacagactcagtcaaaccaagtctgctgttaCATTGCGttttgtgcttccaaaggatctttacaCAGTTTTTGTTAATATGTCCTAGAAGATTTTGTTTAGTTGCATACACAGTACAGATAAGACTTGATGAAAACTGAGTGAAGAGGCTCACTTAAGTGAAGGACCTGTttgattggattttttttttatatttagggCTTAGGTTTTAAGTCTGATATACATTACTGGTCAATCCTTGCTcctttttttgttatatttaaaagattttgttttgattttacttCGACCTATGTTGACGAATGTTGGTTGTTTTCTTAGTAATCAACTTGTATTACAAGGATATTATTTTATGTCTTGTGGATTGGTCATTCCTTACAGTTAGGAGTCCTCGCAGGGCAGAGCATTGATGGATGTATTATTTCATCTGTTCATTTTAGTAGATGTTAGTTattatgtcttccaccacacagtgctgtgggagacatattgatctactcctgtctgtgtgtgtgtccatCTGTCagaaatcttgtccgcactctttaagtcgaacatttctcatccgatcttcaccaaacttgaaccaaatgtttttgagcaTAACTCCTTGGCcaggttcattaactagccaaatcgccataggcacttcagaattatggcccttgaattacccaaaatcagcctttttactcttcaaaggtatatttgtaatgagtaaacagtatataaagactgacttactatttagatgattaggcagttgtgggagacatgcgcttttctcaaaagcagctcttacATTGAGTATTTTAAAGGAATATGAGTAATGGCggtaaactaaaaaaaaagaagaaaaaaacattcaacTTTAAATTGAATTctgtgaaataattatttatttgtcaaGGACTGATATTCATCAGTGTTCCTgatcttttgtaaaaaaatcaaatcaagaaTGTATATACCACCTTAAAATTTCATATTAGAGCAATGAGAATTTTACAGGGTTACAATATATTTAGCATGTGTTATATATCTTATTAttgaatgtttgtattttaagttCAGATGTGTAATATTTTTTGGTGTAATATTTATCTTTATGTTAATTATTAGTCAAAGTTTTATCAGACAggaaattatttatgtttttattttaccaaaACTGGAAGGTTGTGAGGTATTGTAATTAATTTGATATTCCATAATCTGCTTACACTGTCTACATATGGCTGTACTCTTAGTTTGAATTTTCTTTGTACTGTGACATTGTTGGCAATTTCAGGTTGAAATGCATTTTGGTGAAGTTACTTTTGTCAAAAAAGTggattttcttcattaaaaatgtgcatttaacTATTTGTTCACATAACATGTCTACCtgtattaaaacataatttgGGCACTTGCAGTCTTACTGAAATTTTATTGGTGCTGTAAAAATTAACATTGTGAGAAAGGAAAGTCTATACAGGATCatgcattatgagaaaaaaacCTTGTATTGCTTAGTCTTTACAGTCCTGTCAATTAATGTGCATGCAAGTATAATAGTACAGGAGCTAGAGTGATCATAATGGGGGCGCATTTATTGTGATCATTCAATAATATACTGTACCTATACCTCACAGGGGGATCTTATCTTTAAATAGTGTTGAGTTATAAATTTCATTGCTTGATGAAGAGTACTTTGTTCATTCTTTGTTCTTATATTGTTTCTGATAGAAGTTTGCCTTGATTTCAGATTTGTGTATACCAGTAGGGATTTCAGTGTATGATGAGAATAAATTGAGATGAATGATTGAATGAGTTTAGGGTTTTGCCTTTCATTTATGTATTTCAAGATTATTTATGCTTTTATATTATGCTGATTGTTAGGTACAGCATTCCCTTTACTTTGTTTCAAAGATAGTTTTTCAGATACTAAAGCTTGATCTTCAGTCTCCATGACATGTGCTTACAACAGAATTAGAGATTTCAATACAATAGAATTAGGGACGTCAAAACTTTTATATACTCGCATAAATTTTATATTGACTGCATACCATTCTAATGTGTATTAAAAAGTTCACTAACTGcgatattttccattttactCGGGCTTAATAACAGattttcatcatttatatataaattgtataataAGTATGTCAGTAATGCAGTATAATTTTTGAAAGTGTAATTATCCTGTGTAGCTTGTTCTATTTGCAAAGCCCTTGTTTTTGAAGAGATGTTTATGTTAATGTCACTTGGGAATTCCATTTAAagtaataatatttatatatttaatagcCTGAAgaatttgcaaaatatgtaaaaatgactTGATACACATTGTCACAGAGAATACAACGAAATAGTTCTTAAAGGTTGTTTCCAGTTATTAAATGCCATTTTAGATTTgacatttgtttataaatatatttaggtAATATAATTccaaaatattagaataaatttgGTTAAACATAACCAGATAAATAAGTTATGGAATGGATTGTCAATATGAATATAAGAATACGAAAACAGTAAAACTGTAGgaaattctttaaaatgatgGAAAGGTATATTTTGTGTAAGTAATCTGATATAAATTTTGAGATAAGgctattttttattattagcatTATGTGTCAGAGTCAAGTTGACAACATACTTAGTATATATAAGTATCCTGTATGGGGCCCACCATGTTGGGcttaaatgcttatataatttttgtttatcaGTTATGATTGCATACAATTTCGTATTCAGTTAAGTGACGTCATAATGTCATACATATGTTagtatacattgtatgtttgcctgaagaagtatttcaatatcaaacacgttgcaaacttgagttgtctttTTTTGTAAACCATAGTATACAGTTTTAGACATTTCTATTTTCCAAAGAAATTAACCTGTATCACAAATGTCTTTGTGATATAGCTATATAAATCACCTTCCTGTTTAGATGAAGCAGtatggggagacatgtgcttcGACTAAAAGCCATCTCTAGTTtagtcatatttttgtcatgttttcattattttattctttGTTGTGCAATACTAAGTTTGAGACACATTACTTTACTGCTTGTTGATATtggacatatttattatatttcatagttTATGTAGATAATGCATCTTTAAACACAGTTTAGGGCTCATCTGAAAATTTCTGGGTTAGAAATTGCTGTTTTATCCTagtgtgttttgatattttttcctcACATGTATTGGAACATTcctaaaaaaaagttttaaaatcactCATAAATTAAGCTTTCTGTGAAAGCTTGTTTTTGAATCATTTGTTATAGCTTTGACCATTATTGATTTTACGCAATACCCTTACATGAATTTAAATAGATCCTGTTTAAACGGAAATCACTAGGCATAAAAGCCATCAACTGTGATGCATAAttacattaatgagccgtgccatgagaaaaccaacatagtgcatttgcgaccagcatggatccagaccagcctgcgcatctgcatagtctggtcaggatccatgctgattgctttcaaagcccattgcaattagagaaaccgttagcaaacagcatggatcctgaccagactgcatggatggacaggcaggtctggatccatgctggtcgcaaatgcactgttggttttctcatggtgtggctcatttatcCTGGTACAGATCAGGAGTTATTACTGCATTTTGTAGTTTAATCCAACAGTAGTATAG
The sequence above is a segment of the Mercenaria mercenaria strain notata chromosome 3, MADL_Memer_1, whole genome shotgun sequence genome. Coding sequences within it:
- the LOC123525076 gene encoding inositol hexakisphosphate kinase 1-like isoform X4, which translates into the protein MPDYSSTDEDITDTEPVQLQPFIHQVGGHSCVLRFNETTLCKPLITREHLFYESLPMELKAFIPVYRGIIEVELQEGNDGQITLIGHPVQSDSSGGQGSSSQRSSPRVSPKQFERTNSPLSSGSENDNSQSPVLPSRKKHSRVAGKSYSVKLLRSGSIEVSTQTDTVFHSPDPKSGPKSANLNPWSLKCHKRQLAKMRMDNKDSNLKKFILLENVAAKFKYPCILDLKMGTRQHGDDAPESKKNSQMRKCATTTSSAVGLRLIGMQVYQSTSGQFVCQNKYFGRKLTVPEFKESLELFLYDGEKMRLELVDPILNRLQHLYKIVKKQESFRFYSSSLLIMYGGREGIPDIDIEQDRPDDKESVNSVVDSETQVNSDELNVPTQDDNCLVDVRMIDFAHSTHRGFSDDAPHKGIDDGYLFGLQNLITIFEGIKQRYSGHTEEDNG
- the LOC123525076 gene encoding inositol hexakisphosphate kinase 1-like isoform X3, whose protein sequence is MLRSYEYIDNSKAGTSAEMPDYSSTDEDITDTEPVQLQPFIHQVGGHSCVLRFNETTLCKPLITREHLFYESLPMELKAFIPVYRGIIEVELQEGNDGQITLIGHPVQSDSSGGQGSSSQRSSPRVSPKQFERTNSPLSSGSENDNSQSPVLPSRKKHSRVAGKSYSVKLLRSGSIEVSTQTDTVFHSPDPKSGPKSANLNPWSLKCHKRQLAKMRMDNKDSNLKKFILLENVAAKFKYPCILDLKMGTRQHGDDAPESKKNSQMRKCATTTSSAVGLRLIGMQVYQSTSGQFVCQNKYFGRKLTVPEFKESLELFLYDGEKMRLELVDPILNRLQHLYKIVKKQESFRFYSSSLLIMYGGREGIPDIDIEQDRPDDKESVNSVVDSETQVNSDELNVPTQDDNCLVDVRMIDFAHSTHRGFSDDAPHKGIDDGYLFGLQNLITIFEGIKQRYSGHTEEDNG